In one Lycium barbarum isolate Lr01 chromosome 7, ASM1917538v2, whole genome shotgun sequence genomic region, the following are encoded:
- the LOC132601603 gene encoding protein ANTAGONIST OF LIKE HETEROCHROMATIN PROTEIN 1-like encodes MDRKAFHILASLATNIGGLTDTNNMSSTEKLAMFLNILAYHEKNSSIKVDYIRSGWSVSQAFNECLRAILKLTPLLLVSPNPVAEDETDDRWKWFKGCLGALDGTYIPIRVRTIDKPRYRTRKGDIATNVLGVCDRNLNFTYVLPGWEGSAADGRVLGDAVVRRNGLKVPEGNYYLCDGGYTNGNGFLSPYRGYRYWLRDWQGDNPPPQCREELFNMKHARARNVIERAFGVLKGLWGILRSPSWYSVKIHTRINSACCLLHNFIRREMEVDPLDMETEFNMEHQHEPEHGNINTVEPSDEWTTWRDELAQTMWNERSSN; translated from the exons ATGGATAGAAAGGCCTTTCACATTTTAGCTTCTTTAGCCACGAATATTGGAGGATTGACAGACACTAACAATATGTCAAGCACTGAAAAGTTAGCAATGTTCTTAAATATTTTGGCTTATCACGAGAAGAACAGTTCTATCAAAGTTGATTATATTAGATCGGGGTGGAGTGTAAGTCAAGCCTTTAATGAATGTCTAAGAGCAATTCTCAAACTAACTCCATTATTACTTGTTAGTCCTAATCCAGTGGCCGAAGATGAGACTGATGATCGATGGAAATGGTTTAAG GGTTGTCTAGGTGCATTGGATGGTACTTACATTCCCATTAGAGTTCGAACTATAGATAAGCCAAGATACAGGACACGGAAAGGAGATATAGCAACTAATGTCTTGGGGGTTTGTGATAGAAATCTTAACTTTACTTATGTCTTACCTGGTTGGGAGGGATCAGCCGCTGATGGTCGTGTATTGGGAGATGCTGTTGTACGAAGGAATGGTTTGAAAGTACCCGAGG GCAATTATTATTTATGTGATGGAGGATATACAAATGGAAATGGTTTTTTGTCCCCTTATCGAGGATATAGATACTGGCTAAGGGATTGGCAAGGTGACAATCCACCACCTCAATGCCGAGAAGAGTTGTTTAATATGAAGCATGCTAGGGCGCGCAATGTTATTGAAAGAGCATTTGGTGTATTGAAAGGACTTTGGGGAATTCTTAGAAGTCCTTCATGGTACTCGGTTAAGATTCATACTAGAATCAATAGTGCATGCTGTTTGTTACACAATTTCATTCGAAGAGAGATGGAAGTTGATCCATTAGACATGGAAACAGAATTCAACATGGAGCATCAACATGAACCTGAACATGGAAATATTAATACCGTTGAACCATCCGATGAGTGGACCACTTGGAGGGATGAGCTAGCTCAGACTATGTGGAATGAAAGATCTAGCAATTAG
- the LOC132601601 gene encoding uncharacterized protein LOC132601601, giving the protein MISILNWNIRGMKSQAGTERLKFFITQYNLSFIALQELFIKGDKIEIYKNIRGIQDCFANFSNKIWIFWKAGFHCNIYANEDQMVTCKIANINSGKIFYISIVYAKSRSAGREDLWRFMRIFASTIDHLWSVSGDFNCILNEEEKYGGRPYSLNKSIPFIDCLNDCGLSDMGFTGNAFTWCNERKEQEIIWKRLDRVLANEKWDEDIGNTIVQHLPRLSSDYCPLLIRFCFEEKTFIRYFKFLNFWADHKDFVDIVKSNWKTNTNGNIFWRV; this is encoded by the coding sequence ATGATTAGTATACTTAACTGGAACATTAGGGGTATGAAGTCCCAAGCTGGAACTGAAAGGCTGAAGTTTTTTATCACTCAGTACAATTTATCCTTCATTGCTTTGCAAGAACTATTCATCAAGGGGGATAAGATTgaaatttacaaaaatatacGTGGCATACAAGATTGTTTTGCCAACTTTAGTAACAAGATTTGGATTTTCTGGAAAGCTGGCTTTCATTGTAACATCTATGCTAATGAAGATCAAATGGTTACATGCAAGATCGCTAATATTAATTCAGGGAAGATTTTCTACATCTCAATTGTTTATGCTAAATCAAGATCTGCTGGGAGAGAAGACTTATGGAGATTTATGAGGATCTTTGCCTCCACCATTGACCATCTTTGGTCAGTCAGTGGTGATTTTAATTGTATCTTAAATGAAGAagagaaatatggaggaagaccaTACAGTTTGAACAAAAGCATTCCCTTTATTGATTGTTTAAATGACTGTGGACTATCAGATATGGGATTTACTGGAAATGCATTCACTTGGTGTAATGAGAGAAAGGAACAAGAAATCATATGGAAGAGATTGGATAGAGTTTTGGCTAATGAGAAATGGGATGAAGATATTGGAAATACTATAGTTCAACATTTGCCAAGACTTAGTTCTGATTATTGCCCCCTTCTTATCAGATTTTGTTTTGAAGAAAAAACTTTCATCAGATACTTTAAGTTTCTTAATTTCTGGGCTGATCACAAGGATTTCGTTGATATTGTCAAGTCTAATTGGAAAACTAATACTAATGGCAATATCTTTTGGAGAGTGTAA